From the genome of Vallitalea okinawensis, one region includes:
- a CDS encoding YesL family protein, whose protein sequence is MLGDFFSLDGPFFKYGSLVFDLLILDFLWMFLSGPLALFLIMVYAGEILFSLPVIIFYLIALLLILQVGPATTAMFYVTNRKVREDDSYLFKDYFKSYKMNYKQSIIITIVLFVVIAILAINISAILGISIPFLGFAVQGNMFGSMGNILLPLQLFILLEVIFVTIYIYPMLARFHMGTVQLVKTAFILANKHLVTTIISAVIFIGLVALVFIIHPIFFFFLFSGYAMLTSYLFERVFKKYIPGEDDEVEKELDEYSDDYDYDAEQASLADIFKQKREEQQSNDSDEK, encoded by the coding sequence ATCATTAGTATTTGATTTACTTATTTTAGATTTTTTATGGATGTTCCTCAGTGGACCATTAGCTTTGTTTTTAATAATGGTTTACGCGGGAGAAATTTTATTTTCCTTACCAGTAATCATTTTTTATCTTATAGCTTTATTACTCATTTTACAGGTTGGACCAGCTACAACAGCCATGTTTTATGTAACGAATCGTAAAGTTAGAGAAGATGATAGTTATCTTTTTAAAGATTATTTCAAAAGCTATAAAATGAACTACAAACAATCTATCATTATTACAATTGTGCTCTTTGTAGTTATAGCTATATTAGCCATTAATATTAGTGCAATTTTAGGGATTTCTATACCTTTCCTAGGCTTTGCAGTTCAGGGGAATATGTTTGGGTCAATGGGTAATATCTTATTACCTCTTCAATTATTTATTCTACTAGAAGTTATTTTTGTAACTATTTATATTTATCCAATGTTGGCACGCTTCCATATGGGAACTGTACAGTTAGTTAAAACAGCGTTTATATTAGCAAATAAGCACTTAGTGACAACTATTATATCAGCGGTTATTTTTATTGGACTAGTTGCATTGGTATTTATAATCCATCCAATCTTCTTCTTCTTCTTATTTAGTGGGTATGCTATGTTAACTTCTTATCTATTTGAAAGAGTTTTTAAGAAGTATATACCAGGTGAAGATGATGAAGTAGAAAAAGAGTTAGATGAGTATAGTGATGATTATGATTACGATGCTGAACAAGCCTCTCTTGCAGATATTTTTAAGCAAAAAAGAGAAGAGCAGCAATCAAATGATTCAGATGAAAAATAA
- a CDS encoding CBS domain-containing protein, with product MNIAFFLTPKSEVIYLKKNMTMRQALEKMEYHRYTSVAVIDDDGRYDGTITEGDLLWLMKNNTDLTFKDTSKIKLDDVPRHRSNTAVSINADIESLVELASCQNFVPVVDDNGVFIGIIKRSDIINYYYNIMKQARELSLNAAV from the coding sequence ATGAACATCGCCTTCTTTTTAACGCCAAAAAGTGAAGTTATTTATTTAAAAAAGAATATGACAATGCGACAAGCTTTAGAGAAAATGGAGTATCATCGTTATACTTCTGTAGCAGTTATTGATGATGATGGTAGATATGATGGTACAATAACAGAGGGTGACCTCTTATGGTTAATGAAAAATAATACGGATTTGACCTTTAAAGATACAAGTAAAATAAAACTTGATGATGTTCCAAGACATCGTTCCAATACAGCTGTCTCTATTAATGCTGATATAGAGAGTTTAGTAGAATTAGCTTCTTGTCAAAACTTTGTACCAGTCGTTGATGACAATGGAGTATTTATTGGTATTATAAAAAGAAGTGATATAATAAACTATTACTATAACATCATGAAGCAAGCAAGAGAATTATCTTTGAATGCAGCCGTATAA